The Apium graveolens cultivar Ventura chromosome 6, ASM990537v1, whole genome shotgun sequence genome contains a region encoding:
- the LOC141665179 gene encoding uncharacterized protein LOC141665179, whose translation MCHLETIQQRSKESLPEFIKRFPEAVNQLSKLKEKEDVNIFQRNLHPVSCEGYIKDLIHGEPQSLASAYALALKFIKENDFPKSMKMNRRIQDDDESPERRSSFRKDKRFKLDRQANYIQQSRGTPPRENFFEPKRSERKPKAKREPKPEPEWTPLNRPRSDSLRDVKGKPFYYPPKLLLAPPEKRAWDKHCGYYEDHGHKIDNCFSLKMLIEDQIKKGNLNQYIQRRLNDKERAPGNSKNMVNVVFGGPATPPRSPDMGNDLMMVQPFEDDPIYFSYSDFVVTLDVAENEVKRILVDNGSSANIVFEHTLNMMELKYLCMDPCLEDPLYGFGNTMIPIRGVIYLPIIFGTAP comes from the coding sequence ATGTGCCACTTGGAGACAATCCAACAGAGGAGTAAAGAGTCCCTTCCTGAATTCATTAAACGATTCCCGGAAGCAGTCAACCAGCTCTCcaaattaaaagaaaaggaagatGTAAACATCTTTCAAAGAAACCTGCATCCGGTATCCTGCGAAGGGTATATCAAAGACCTGATTCACGGAGAACCCCAGAGCCTAGCATCTGCTTATGCCTTGGCATTGAAGTtcataaaagaaaatgattttccCAAGTCAATGAAGATGAACAGGAGAATCCAAGATGATGATGAGTCTCCGGAGCGTCGCTCGTCATTCCGGAAGGATAAAAGATTTAAACTAGACAGGCAAGCAAACTACATCCAACAATCTCGGGGGACCCCACCCAGGGAAAACTTCTTCGAGCCCAAAAGGAGTGAAAGGAAACCAAAGGCTAAGAGAGAGCCCAAACCAGAACCAGAGTGGACACCCCTAAACAGGCCTCGGTCCGATAGCTTACGTGATGTTAAAGGTAAGCCATTTTATTATCCGCCGAAACTTTTGCTGGCGCCTCCTGAAAAAAGGGCCTGGGACAAACACTGTGGATATTATGAGGATCATGGACATAAAATAGACAATTGTTTCTCTCTGAAGATGTTGATCGAAGACCAAATTAAGAAAGGGAACTTGAACCAGTATATTCAAAGAAGGTTGAATGACAAGGAAAGGGCCCCGGGAAACAGTAAAAATATGGTCAATGTTGTCTTTGGAGGTCCGGCTACACCACCCCGGAGCCCGGATATGGGTAATGACTTGATGATGGTCCAGCCTTTTGAAGACGATCCAATATACTTCTCCTACTCTGACTTTGTGGTGACACTCGACGTGGCCGAAAATGAGGTAAAAAGAATTTTAGTTGATAATGGTTCTTCTGCTAATATAGTATTCGAGCATACACTCAACATGATGGAGCTCAAATACCTATGTATGGATCCCTGCCTTGAGGACCCCTTATATGGATTCGGAAACACAATGATTCCAATCCGAGGAGTCATCTATCTTCCCATAATCTTTGGAACTGCACCCTAG